The Setaria italica strain Yugu1 chromosome IX, Setaria_italica_v2.0, whole genome shotgun sequence genome has a window encoding:
- the LOC101778011 gene encoding putative F-box protein At3g49980, with protein MADSSRPPEQRCAPLAIANLPKEILLEILLLLPPKSILRCRAVCKAWRAVTKDRAFLLAHHRRQPPRRLFTFVRDVGGNNHDLGILDYCVEAINFRTHEFLSVVRFTGEDYDFSLGDSQFVVHAACSGLLLMSYNKCLHLCNPTTRQWLYVFPPALQHDKVVGLYAHGNSSEYRVLYYRAMGDLAPKFYISTVGSGKEKCIWPHSPSASLIVWLAKGSEGTAFNEPFLFHGNLHWLPHLGRHDKIVMFDTVNEVFQWLQLPFKMCNVVSLLEIDCDEDVRVAEIWLLQDHKNQMWACKYHIELPALDISTLPDLDREVSLGWKPSQDYSSLVRHAFFETQDNVNYVKMNHHLSSGGWKTVHSGSQISLVGHSW; from the exons ATGGCGGATTCCTCGAGGCCGCCAGAGCAGCGGTGCGCGCCCCTCGCCATCGCCAACCTCCCAAAAGAGATCCTCTTGGAGATTCTGCTCCTGCTGCCGCCGAAATCTATCCTCCGGTGCCGTGCTGTCTGCAAGGCCTGGCGCGCTGTCACCAAAGACCGCGCCTTCCTGCTcgcgcaccaccgccgccagccgccccgGCGCCTCTTCACCTTCGTCCGCGACGTGGGCGGCAACAACCACGACCTGGGGATCTTGGACTACTGCGTCGAGGCTATCAACTTCCGCACCCACGAGTTCCTGTCCGTTGTCCGGTTCACAGGCGAAGATTACGACTTCTCGCTCGGAGACAGCCAGTTCGTAGTTCACGCTGCTTGCAGTGGTCTCCTGCTTATGTCTTACAACAAATGTTTGCATCTCTGCAATCCCACCACTCGTCAGTGGCTATATGTCTTCCCACCAGCCCTTCAACATGACAAGGTCGTGGGGCTCTATGCTCATGGCAATTCCTCCGAGTACAGAGTATTGTACTATCGAGCAATGGGTGATTTGGCACCTAAATTTTACATCAGTACCGTGGGCTCAGGGAAGGagaagtgcatttggccccatTCACCGTCAGCATCCCTGATAGTGTGGTTGGCGAAAGGGTCCGAGGGTACTGCATTCAACGAGCCTTTCCTCTTTCATGGAAACCTGCACTGGCTGCCGCATTTAGGCCGGCATGACAAGATAGTGATGTTCGACACGGTGAATGAGGTGTTTCAGTGGTTGCAATTACCTTTCAAGATGTGCAATGTTGTGTCATTGCTTGAGATTGA CTGTGATGAAGATGTCAGAGTGGCTGAAATATGGCTTCTGCAGGATCACAAGAACCAGATGTGGGCCTGCAAATACCACATCGAATTGCCAGCTTTGGATATCAGCACCTTGCCAGACCTGGATA GAGAGGTTTCGCTGGGATGGAAGCCTTCTCAAGATTACTCCAGCCTTGTTCGGCATGCATTCTTTGAGACACAGGACAATGTGAACTACGTGAAGATGAATCACCACCTATCGTCCGGAGGCT GGAAAACTGTACATTCTGGTTCCCAGATCTCATTAGTTGGCCACAGTTGGTAA